CGTATTCCGCTTCTCGTGGTAGACCTTCCAGATCTTGTCTACGGAGCGATCCAGTGCGCCAAAGACATTGCTGGAGGTAAACAAGAGCAGAATAAAGCCCGTGATTCCTGCGCCCACACTACTCGCGTTCAAATGGGACAGGGCATCTTCAAAAATGTCGTAGGCCATCGGGGGCAGTGCCGTTTGCGCGTAGGTCAAAATTTGGGTGGCGACATCTGTCTCTGGCCCCAGGAAAAACCCTGCGACACTCAAAATCACCAGAAACATCGGAAACAGCGAGAACAGCGCATAGTAGGACAGTGCCGCTCCCATTTCGGAACACTCATCCTGCTGCCATTTCCGAAAGGTTTGCACAACCAGTTGTGTGGGGGTAGCAGAAAAAATCTGGGTTTTGAGGCGTTCAAGTCTGGGATTCATAGGGGCGATCGCGTCGAGAATAGACGGTTCAAAGATTCACTCAAGACAACAGCTTTAAATCCGTATAGGTATTCGTGGCCTGTTGCTCTGCACTTTGATCAATAGCATGACGGTAGGTATCGATCTGATGATTGGGCAACAAATCGTCATTCTGGGATAGAAACGCCCACTTCTGGCCAATGTGCGCGTAGACCCCATTCAGCTTGCTGGGCGGTACTAAGGGCACGGTATCAGCTAAGTTCACAATCCGATAGCTGTTGGGGAGATGTTGATGATAGGCGTTGACAAAGTCTATGTTGCCCACCCTCGGATTTGCATAGGTGTAAAGTCGAAGTTGGGGTTTGAGGTTGGGAATTTGCAGGGCAGCGTCTAAGGCCGCAAGGATGGCGATCGCCCCCCTAAACTATGGCCAGATACATAGCAGGGCTTGGCGGGATCAAGCTTGCGAAAAACCTCTAACGGCAATGGATTCACTAAACCCTGATACACTTGCTGGAATCCGGTATGCACCTGCCCCATTGGACTGTTCAGCGCGGGATTGGTGTAGTCTTCCAGCAACGCCGTGATATTTTCGAGCCACTCCGCCCGTCGTTGGGTTCCGCGAAATAACACCAGGGAATGATCCTCTGACTCCAGCACAAACCCGTAATACACGGGAATCCTGCGTTTTAGCTTGACGACATCTTGGATCGTGTCTTCCAGAGAGTTTTCAATCTCGCCCATGCGGGCTTGCATGTCTTTTTCAACCTCGGTGAGGGGCACAGTGGCCGGACGAATAACTTCCACCTCTTCCACCGACTCCGCTTCCGTACCCTTAAACGACGCTACTTGTGTATAGGCATTCAGGCGATCGCCATAGGCAGGCAACGAGTCAATCGAACCATCATAGGTCGGGTCAACTTTCCCCTTGATGTACTGCTGGGTCGTCAGTTTATTGCACAGGATCAGCAGTTTGGACAGGGTGCGATCGTAGGGCACGGGCGGGACAAGTGGTGTAACCGACGCGCGAATCGTGCGGAGTTCCTCCAGAGAGGCGTTTTCTTGCTGGAAGGCTGCGTCCAACATATTGTCGGTGTCGAGTTGGGCTTCCGCGATCGACTCTAGCGCCTTGGCACGCTTCCGGGCATTGTGTCGCCGCACAACATCCACGGTGAGGGAGCTAGCAACCCCGGTCGCTAACCCCGTCAGTAACAGTTGTCGTCGATTTAGTTTCATCGTGGGCTTACCTTCGCGTCATCTGTAATATCCGTTGTCGCCATCCGCTTCGGGCTTGGGCGTTGGCCTGCCGCTGCATCACCCGTCGCAAGGCAGACACATCCAAACGACTACTGCTCATGTAGTACTGGTTGGTGGCTTGCCCCATCACCCAGGTAAAGGTAGAAAAGCCAGCACCCAGCGCCAACGAACGGATGGACGGATGCAGCAATCCCAGCCCAAAGAGGGTCAGCCATGCCATAAAGGCGATCGCCAGTGCTCCAAGGCAACCAAACATCCGCCCCACCCCAGCAAAGACATCTGCACCCTTGGGTTTGCCCCACTGCGCCCCAATATCACGCAGCATTTTGAAGACGAGAACGGCTAATCCCAGCAGCTTCAGCAACAGCAGATTGGGAATGGGAATCAAACCAATAATTGCGGCACCGATGGCATAGTCCAAAATCAGCGATCGCACCTGACGGCTATGGCTAATTAATCGCCGCATCCCCAGCACAATACCCCGCCCTGAAACGGATGGATCAGCCCAGTCCACCGAGGCAGAATCTGGGAGTTCACTCGCATCAGCGTCTATGTGAAAGGCATGGCGAATTTGGGCGAGTCGCTGTTCTTCGGCAGGGGTGATGCCGGACAGTTGGGCGATCGCGACAGCCTCGGCATAGGTGGCTTGCTGAAGTTCAGGAGATTGAAGAACGGAAAAGGCATCCTGAATCGAAAACGAATGGCTGAGTAATTGATCAATACTGATCGATTCTGCCTCACTGTCACCTAAATGAAGTTGGATTGCCTGGTTGAGCATGGTTTGCTCCCAGGGCTGAATTTCCCCATCCGCCTGAGCGATCCAAACCAGTATTCCAAGTCTGGCGAGCGTTTCATCCGGTATAGGCACGAGTCTTGAAACGACATTCTCACGACACGACGAAACCATTCTGGCTGATCTGGAGTAAAAACGCTATCTATCCCGGACAGTTCACTGTGCATCTCCATAGCAAAACCATTCAGGCAAACTGATTCAGCACTCATACCTGGCTCATACCTGCATGTAGCGTTTCTAGCAAGAACAAACCGCTTCCAGTAGAGTATATTGGGGAATACGTTCGGTGATACGTAGGCCTCATGACTTCAAAACAATTCTCCCTTTTTTCATCCACTGAGCTCTATCAGCTAGAGCGATCGCCCCGTCTGGATACGCCCCTAGAGATGAGCGCTGAAACGTTGTTAGATTGGAAAGATCGCATCATTCAATTTCAGCGGCAGGTGACCCTGAGTCCTGCTTTAGAACAAGGTCAACTCTTCGATGCTCCTTCTGCGACTCATCTTGATCCCAATAGCCTCGATCCCTTTGCCCTCGAACGGCAGAATACGGACTTTTGGCGATGGACAGAACGCGATCGCGGCGTGGCAGCTTTCTATTTTGTGATCGACTACGAATGTGATTTGTTGCT
This genomic window from Synechococcales cyanobacterium T60_A2020_003 contains:
- a CDS encoding GIY-YIG nuclease family protein, with the translated sequence MTSKQFSLFSSTELYQLERSPRLDTPLEMSAETLLDWKDRIIQFQRQVTLSPALEQGQLFDAPSATHLDPNSLDPFALERQNTDFWRWTERDRGVAAFYFVIDYECDLLLYVGETITSTQRWKGEHDCKRYLMQYRQAHYQHDLSSTLGIAFYRNAPTGTRDRQTLESALIRKWRSPFNKENWTFWNTPFVGGKL